The Mycobacteriales bacterium genome includes a region encoding these proteins:
- a CDS encoding proton-conducting transporter membrane subunit → MSDAALASLLPLTVVIPIVGAVAAPLSARVSRSLPLVISVLAMAGTTAVLLLLAPTVYSGHILTHFMGHWTPVNGKALGIAFGADAFGLTFALVCATVGGILLLYTLSELGRLGRRELGGYACLFQLLLAALIGSALTGDLFNLFVWFEVAALSSYGLTGFFLERPLALEAAFKVLVLTTIASFAVFVGTSLLYAQHGALNMGQAHDALAGGVHTADLVALGLLVAGFATKAGLVPFHGWLPDAHTAAPGPVSALFSGLMVNLGVIAIARLTLQVYGPHGRPVLGLVVVVGCVSAVMGAWLALGQDDLKRLLAYDTISQMGVIAVGFGVGTTAGAAGATYQLVNHALYKALLFLCAGNIVHATGLTKLSEMGALGRHRPITAAAFIVGAAAIAGVPPLNGYASLGLIHDALRDGHPAVFAVLLGAQVITIAALVRATYLAFFRKRDATYEDLEPIRPGMLTAFLLLAVGCVALGVLPTVVLPHMIAPAAGALLAGAAYSRGVLHAPVSPLPVPHVAFEYFAPSEFGTVAGTVLLGLVLAWWYIRRPTQPRLMSLVRSWHTGSVNDYAAYAAVGLIVAVAVMLTG, encoded by the coding sequence ATGAGCGACGCCGCGCTCGCCTCCCTGTTACCGCTGACCGTCGTCATCCCCATCGTCGGTGCGGTGGCGGCGCCGCTCTCGGCACGGGTGTCGCGTTCGCTGCCGCTCGTCATCTCCGTGCTAGCCATGGCCGGTACGACGGCCGTCCTGCTCCTGCTGGCACCGACCGTCTACAGCGGCCACATCCTGACCCACTTCATGGGCCACTGGACGCCGGTGAACGGCAAGGCGCTCGGTATCGCCTTCGGCGCCGACGCCTTCGGACTCACCTTCGCCCTCGTCTGCGCGACGGTCGGCGGCATCCTGCTGCTCTACACCCTCTCCGAACTCGGCCGGCTCGGCAGGCGCGAGCTCGGCGGTTACGCCTGCCTCTTCCAACTGCTCCTCGCCGCGCTGATCGGATCGGCGCTGACCGGAGACCTCTTCAACCTTTTCGTGTGGTTCGAGGTGGCCGCGCTCTCCTCCTACGGCCTCACCGGGTTCTTCCTCGAACGCCCACTCGCCCTCGAGGCGGCGTTCAAGGTCCTGGTACTGACGACGATCGCCAGCTTCGCCGTCTTCGTCGGCACCTCGCTGCTCTACGCCCAGCACGGCGCACTGAACATGGGGCAGGCGCACGACGCGCTCGCCGGCGGTGTGCACACGGCCGACCTCGTCGCGCTCGGGCTTCTCGTCGCCGGATTCGCGACCAAGGCCGGGCTCGTCCCGTTCCACGGGTGGCTACCGGACGCCCATACGGCCGCTCCCGGGCCGGTCTCGGCGCTGTTCTCCGGGCTCATGGTCAACCTGGGCGTCATCGCCATCGCCCGGCTCACCTTGCAGGTCTACGGTCCGCACGGGCGGCCCGTCCTCGGACTGGTCGTCGTCGTCGGCTGCGTGTCCGCCGTCATGGGCGCATGGCTCGCGCTGGGACAAGACGACCTCAAACGCCTGCTCGCCTACGACACCATCTCGCAGATGGGCGTCATCGCCGTTGGATTCGGCGTCGGCACGACAGCCGGCGCGGCCGGCGCCACCTACCAACTCGTCAATCATGCCCTGTACAAGGCGCTGCTCTTCCTCTGCGCCGGGAACATCGTGCACGCGACCGGGCTGACGAAACTCTCCGAGATGGGCGCTCTCGGCCGGCACCGGCCGATCACCGCCGCGGCGTTCATCGTCGGCGCCGCCGCCATCGCCGGCGTCCCGCCGTTGAACGGCTACGCGTCGCTGGGACTGATCCACGACGCCTTGCGCGACGGACACCCGGCCGTGTTCGCCGTCCTGCTCGGCGCGCAGGTGATCACGATCGCCGCCCTCGTCCGAGCCACCTACCTCGCGTTCTTCCGGAAGCGCGATGCGACCTACGAGGACCTCGAGCCGATCCGGCCCGGCATGCTCACCGCGTTCCTGCTGCTCGCGGTCGGTTGTGTCGCGCTCGGCGTCCTCCCGACCGTCGTACTCCCCCACATGATCGCTCCCGCCGCGGGCGCCCTGCTCGCCGGCGCGGCATACAGCCGCGGAGTCCTGCACGCGCCGGTGTCGCCGCTGCCGGTGCCGCACGTGGCATTCGAGTACTTTGCCCCGAGCGAGTTCGGGACCGTCGCGGGCACGGTCCTCCTCGGGCTGGTGCTGGCCTGGTGGTACATCCGACGCCCGACGCAGCCGCGGCTGATGAGCCTGGTCCGGTCCTGGCACACCGGATCGGTCAACGACTATGCGGCATATGCAGCCGTAGGGCTCATCGTCGCTGTCGCCGTGATGCTCACCGGCTGA
- a CDS encoding NADH-quinone oxidoreductase subunit K, with the protein MIVVNYVAAAALLSIGLYIVLTRRNLIKMVMGLSIMEASTYLLLISMGYRSGSTAPVLLNPPAGKSPSQLVNGNVADPVLQNFCLTAIVIGVAVSAVFLSVVVRIAQHYRTLDADEVRRMRG; encoded by the coding sequence ATGATCGTCGTGAACTACGTCGCCGCCGCCGCGCTCCTCAGCATCGGGCTCTACATCGTGCTGACCCGACGCAACCTGATCAAGATGGTCATGGGCCTGTCCATCATGGAAGCCTCGACGTACCTGCTCCTGATCTCGATGGGATACCGCTCCGGGTCCACGGCGCCGGTCCTGCTCAATCCGCCGGCCGGCAAATCCCCGTCGCAGCTGGTGAACGGCAACGTCGCCGATCCGGTGCTGCAGAACTTCTGCCTGACCGCAATCGTCATCGGCGTCGCGGTCAGCGCCGTCTTCTTGTCCGTGGTGGTACGCATCGCCCAGCACTACCGGACGCTGGACGCCGACGAGGTGCGCAGGATGCGCGGATGA